The Pseudomonas rhizosphaerae genomic sequence CCGGCACCTTCGAACAGGACAAGTTCGTCGCCTATCGCAAGCTGGGGATCAACCGCCTGTCCATCGGCATCCAGAGTTTCCAGCCGCAAAAGCTCGAAGCCCTCGGGCGTATCCATACTGGGGACGAAGCGCTGCGCGCCGCTGAAATGGCGCGCCGCGCCGGTTTCGACAACTTCAACCTGGACCTGATGCACGGTCTGCCCGACCAGTCCCTGGAAGAAGCGCTGGACGACCTGCGCCAGGCCATCGCCCTGGCGCCCACGCACCTGTCCTGGTACCAGCTGACCCTGGAGCCCAACACGGTGTTCTGGAACCAGCCGCCCGTGCTTCCCGAGGACGATATCCTCTGGGACATCCAGGAGGCCGGCCAGGCCTTGCTGGCCGAGCATGGCTTCAGCCAATACGAAGTGTCGGCCTACGCCCGGCCGGGCAAGGCGGCACGTCACAACCTCAATTACTGGAGCTTCGGTGACTTCATCGGCATTGGCGCCGGCGCCCACGGCAAGCTGAGCCACCCCGACGGCCGCATAGTACGCACCTGGAAAACCCGTCTGCCCAAGGATTACCTCAACCCGGCCAAGCAGTTCAAGGCGGGCGAAAAGAGCCTGGCCGCAGACGAGTTACCCTTCGAGTTCCTGATGAACGCGCTGCGCCTCACCCAGGGCGTCGACGCCGAGCTGTTCGCAAAGCGTACCGGGCTGCCCTTGCAGTCCCTGGCAGCGGCGCGTGCCGAGGCCGAACAAAAAGGCCTTCTACAGGTCGAACCGACGCGCCTGGTCGCCACTGCCCGCGGGCAGTTGTTCCTCAACGACCTGCTGCAATACTTCCTGGTATAAGGATTTTCCTGATGGATTTCGTGCTCGATCTGCTCGCCACCGTTTCACGCTGGGGCCGAGGTAACCTGTCGGAGATTTCCCTGGCCTTGGTAGGCTGCGTGCTGGTGTTGTTTGGCGCCGATGTGAAGGCGTGGGCCGAAGGCCGCCTGGGCTCGCTCTCGGGCGCGCTGCGAGTACCGCTGATTGCCCTGATGTGCGTGATCGGCAGTGGCGCGGCATTGATCTATGCCACGCCCTGGGTATTGAAGGGGTTGAGCCAGTTCAACAACTACAGCCTGGCGCCGGTGTTGTTGGTGGTTCTGGTATTACTGGGGATTGTTGCTGATCGCAAATGATGCGTGAGCAATGACGGACTCTTCGCGGGCAGAGCCCGCTCCTACGGGGCTACGCGTAGACCTGTAGGAGCGGTCAGTGGCCGCGAAGGCTTCTACACCCTCTTCAATCAACCTTCTCGAACTTCAGATCCCACACCCCATGCCCCAGCCGCTCGCCGCGGCGTTCGAACTTGGTCACCGGCCGCTCGGCCGGACGCGGTACGCAGCCGCCATCGGCCGCCTGGTTGCGATAACCGGGCGCCACGCTCATGACTTCCAGCATGTACTCGGCATAGGGTTCCCAATCGGTCGCCATGTGCAACACACCGCCCACCTTGAGCTTGCTGCGGACCAGTTCGGCGAACGCCGGCTGGACGATGCGACGCTTGTGGTGGCGGGCCTTGTGCCAAGGATCCGGGAAGAACAGCAACAGGCGATCCAGGCTGTTGTCGGCAACACACTGTTTTAGCACTTCGATGGCATCGCAGTCGTAGACCCGCAGGTTTTTCAGACCCTGAGTTAATACGCCGTTGAGCAGCGCGCCAACGCCGGGACGGTGCACCTCAACGCCGATGAAATCCAGTTCCGGCGAGGCCGCTGCCATTTCAAGCAGCGAATGGCCCATGCCGAAGCCGATTTCCAGAGTGCG encodes the following:
- the hemW gene encoding radical SAM family heme chaperone HemW; the encoded protein is MNDSLIYPAAPSPSQVRAQLPPLALYIHIPWCVRKCPYCDFNSHAASPVLPEEEYVDALLADLDQDLPTVYSRPLSSIFFGGGTPSLFSAAALGRLLAGVEQRIAFAPDIEITLEANPGTFEQDKFVAYRKLGINRLSIGIQSFQPQKLEALGRIHTGDEALRAAEMARRAGFDNFNLDLMHGLPDQSLEEALDDLRQAIALAPTHLSWYQLTLEPNTVFWNQPPVLPEDDILWDIQEAGQALLAEHGFSQYEVSAYARPGKAARHNLNYWSFGDFIGIGAGAHGKLSHPDGRIVRTWKTRLPKDYLNPAKQFKAGEKSLAADELPFEFLMNALRLTQGVDAELFAKRTGLPLQSLAAARAEAEQKGLLQVEPTRLVATARGQLFLNDLLQYFLV
- a CDS encoding DUF3392 domain-containing protein, with the translated sequence MDFVLDLLATVSRWGRGNLSEISLALVGCVLVLFGADVKAWAEGRLGSLSGALRVPLIALMCVIGSGAALIYATPWVLKGLSQFNNYSLAPVLLVVLVLLGIVADRK
- the trmB gene encoding tRNA (guanosine(46)-N7)-methyltransferase TrmB, whose protein sequence is MTDSQETPTADEGEPRQHRAIKSFVMRAGRMTEGQQRGLDQGKPLFVLPLTDAPADFDQVFGRSAPRTLEIGFGMGHSLLEMAAASPELDFIGVEVHRPGVGALLNGVLTQGLKNLRVYDCDAIEVLKQCVADNSLDRLLLFFPDPWHKARHHKRRIVQPAFAELVRSKLKVGGVLHMATDWEPYAEYMLEVMSVAPGYRNQAADGGCVPRPAERPVTKFERRGERLGHGVWDLKFEKVD